From Quercus lobata isolate SW786 chromosome 1, ValleyOak3.0 Primary Assembly, whole genome shotgun sequence, one genomic window encodes:
- the LOC115953969 gene encoding uncharacterized protein LOC115953969: protein MYNEMDGNFDDVTISTFKRGLPTEHDLRKSLAGKPVISVCQLTNRIDKYKRVEEDQLQGKGKEKVIPQKRSDFKSDRYNNNRPMRDFVGQSGSTNMQTVNTVFRELVHQVLEKIKNELFFKWPNKMAGDSIKRNQNLYCQYHQDHGHTTEDCRNLWNHLDQLVREGKVRHLLHPSNGHQGQAN, encoded by the coding sequence ATGTATAATGAGATGGATGGCAACTTTGATGACGTCACCATCAGCACTTTTAAAAGGGGCCTCCCAACCGAGCACGACTTAAGGAAATCCTTGGCTGGCAAGCCTGTCATTAGCGTATGTCAACTTACGAACCGAATTGATAAATACAAAAGAGTGGAAGAGGACCAACtgcaagggaaaggaaaggagaaggttatccctcaaAAGAGGAGTGATTTCAAGTCGGACCGATACAACAATAACCGTCCAATGAGAGATTTTGTAGGGCAATCCGGGTCAACCAACATGCAGACGGTTAACACCGTATTTAGAGAACTGGTACATCAGGttttggagaaaatcaagaatgagTTATTCTTCAAGTGGCCGAATAAGATGGCTGGAGACTCCATAAAGCGCAATCAAAATCTGTATTGTCAATACCACCAGGACCACGGACATACTACAGAAGACTGCAGGAACCTTTGGAACCACCTGGATCAGCTAGTCCGAGAAGGGAAAGTGAGGCACCTTTTGCATCCTTCCAACGGTCATCAAGGCCAGGCAAACTAG